The Hordeum vulgare subsp. vulgare chromosome 7H, MorexV3_pseudomolecules_assembly, whole genome shotgun sequence DNA window ttgaaaatcaagaacatttttcttAAAAGCAATTTttttttcgaatttgaagaataatgtttgaaaatcctaaacatttttagaaaatttggAACAATGTGTGAAAATCCtaaacatttttagaaaatttggAACAATGtgtgaaaatccagaacattttttgaaacagaaacaaaaaagaataacgaaaaaggaaaacggaaaaagaaagaaaaaccaattCAAAGAACCTCTAGAAGTTTAAATAAAAAAAGGGCGAAAAACATCTAGAAATTTTCGAAAACTGCAGGCCTTGAAAAAGTTAAACATCCGGTCCACTGCCGAACCATGGCTGGGTATCTGTGCGAAGCCCTGACTATTTGACGCAGTGCGCGTTAAATAGGGTTTTTCTGTGAAGGCGCGCAATAGGAGCTGCCAACAAGGCCGTGTTTCTCAAGAAAAAAGAGGGCCTGGAGACAGACACGCGGTCCGGATAGCAGCCTACCCAGCCCATCCTCACAAAGGCTCCTAAAACCCTTCTCCTGAAATATCTCATTCTTCTACTCGACTCTGTCTCACCTTATCCGCAACTCGCAAAACCTCACTCCCCCCACACGTACGCTCGCTTCAATGGCTGCCCTGccgaccgccgccgccgccgggcgcGTAGCGGCCAGCGCCTTCACTTTCCCCGCCAAGCCCTCCGCTTCCTCCTTCTCAGCCGCTTCTCTCCCCCGCGCCGCCGCAGCGGCGGCAGCCTTTCCGGCGATCGCCCTCGCACCGGCAGGGGGCCTCCAGCGTCGGCGGAGGCCGACGGCGGCCGGCGCGGCGCCTGGGAGCGAGCAGAGGGAGACCATACTGCTCCCCGGGTGTGACTACAACCACTGGCTGATcgtcatggagttcccaaaggaCCCCGCGCCCACGCGCGAGCAGATGATCGATACCTACCTCAACACCCTCGCCACCGTTCTCGGCAGGTAAAGCCGTGGTTTCCCTTTCTCCCTGCTGATGACTCTTCGTCTGTATGTCTGGTGAGAGAAATTTGGCGCATTTTCTTATTTTCGTAGAGAAAATGCTAGCAATTTCCTAGTGGCTGTAACTCGAAAATTATCGACAAAATGTTAGCAATTCCATTGGGTCGGCTTGTAGTCCTCTCGTGCTTCTGAAATTGCTATGCAGGAGATAGATATGAAACAGGTGCTTCTTGTTTGACAAGATTTTTTATCGTATACACATCAAATGATCAAATGTCTATTTGTGAGATACTTGGAACCTTGTTCCAGCATTGCTGCACATATGAGAAGAGCAGCAGTGCCTGCATCTGATGTGACGTGAGCATGAGTGTAGTTTAGCAGGGTGTAATGTAGGCTTAAATTCTTCTTCTTTAGTTTGATATGGTGCATCCATATTCTGAAGGGTGTATACATAAAAGTCTAAACTGAGTAACTTGTTACAATTGCAGCATGGAGGAAGCCAAGAAGAACATGTAtgccttcagcacaaccacttacACTGGGTTCCAGTGCACTGTCGATGAAGAAACATCAGAGAAGTTCAAGGGTAATCCTCGATTTACGCGCTGTTTTGGGGCACATCcgtttttgcactatttttggaATTCCCTTCTTTAAACTGTTCTTACGTTGCCTGTAGGTTTGCCTGGTGTCCTGTGGGTGCTCCCTGATTCCTACATCGATGTAAAAAACAAAGACTACGGAGGTTGGCGTGACACAATATGTGTAGCTGCATGTTTATATGCTTCTCGTGTCTTAATCACTACCGTATtcactttttttttctctcttcagGTGATAAATACATAAATGGTGAGATCATTCCGTGCACATACCCAACCTACCAACCAAAGGAGCGGAGGACCTCAAAGTACGAAAGCAGACGGTATGAGAGGCGAAGAGATGGCCCCCCTGCCAGCAGGAGACCGAAACAACAGGCCGGTCAGCCTGAGTCAGCATCTTCATGAGGTAGAATTGCATGCTAATCCACCCTTATCAACAGTTTTGTGTTTAAATTGACCCAAATCCTTACCGTGCCAGTTTTGCAGGCGTTTACTCGCGTACTGAAACAACAGACTGCTCAATTCTATCATCAGGCTCCGCCACCAAGTATTGGGAGAGCTCCTAGGCACAAAACTTCATCCAAAGCCCAAGATATGATGTAGCACTTGAGCGAGCGACCTCCGCAGCTGGATTTGGAGTTTTGAACCATGAGAATAACTTGAGTGGATTTGCCATCTAAATGTAACAATAGACTGAAATCCTGGTCGATAAAAAATGTTACTCAAGTATCTTGTGATATTTTCTGTAATGTTTAGTAGTATTCCTGATCGTGGGAGttcgttcacttttagcttgattGAACTGAAGTTAGCTTCTAGCCATGGTACCGATAGTCGGATTTTGCTTGGAATTTAGGATCTTCTGTCGAGTTTGATTGAAAGCCCTTGCTATGTGGAATACGACGAATGTGTGTACCTGTTATTGTAGTTCGTGAGAAACCTTGAAATTTGTGTCATTATTATCAGATGGTCTAATCATAAGTAAATAGGACATCTCTAATAATTTgtatgttattattattattatttttgctaaAGAAAAAGCCATCGAGTAAAATAACAAATGTAAGTAGATAGGAAAAAGAGCAAAAAATGGGATTTACGTAGTCTGATTTTGATAAATGTTAAGTTGTTCGATTTTTTTTTTGGataaattcatttttttaaatacatTATAGACGCAAGCGCTTATATATACGTGCAAACACTCATCCATATGAACGCACACCCTACCCCTATGAGCACCTTCAAGCAACCAAACTGACATATCATCTTAGATTTACGAAGTCACCGTAGGCGTCTTGTCGTCGACGGAACGTCTGCTCTCACTGAATATGCGTTGctgaaaatcctgaaataaatccaaaaataaaTGCAAGAACCAGGACTTGAACCCTGATAGGCTGAGGATACCAGAGTCTctttaaccatccaaccacaggttGGATTAATGCGATCTTGCTAAACTTGTGGGACGATGACTAACACTTGATTTGAACCGAACCCCCTACCCTAAATGCATGAGACAAGGCTTCTCTCAAGTTGAGCCTTCAACTTCTCATTTCCATGACGAAGTAGAAGCATCATCCTGCAATTAAATGTGAGGTACGGAAGCAAGAGACTTGACGTTGGAGGATGTAAGTTGAGCATGTGAGCTGGTGAGATATATGAGCTCACCCTTGACAAGCTTGGAGCTTTCCTGAAGGTCAGTTAGTAACAAGTCTATCATGAACAACTTGAAGTTTAGAATTTTTAGTCCTAAGCATATcttcctcctcaagggaaatcTCCAATGCATCATTAGTTTTAACAAAGTCAATGTGATGCATAGTCAAGGATTCCTCAAGTGAGGACTTCATGGCTCCAACTCGGAGTTCGTTGTCGGGGAGTTTGAGTCTCCCCTTTTCCTCTATAGGGATGTTTTCCATATTCTCAATATAGTCATCGCTTTCAGCGAGTGTTTTTAAGAGATTGTGAAACCGAGCACGAGCCTCACCATGACGAGTTTTCATGAAGGCCATCAATGAATCTTCATTGTTATACACACGGTCATCGTAGTCACCCTCCAACTCCTCACAATAGGAGTTGGGAGTAGAGAGAGG harbors:
- the LOC123411247 gene encoding DAG protein, chloroplastic-like is translated as MAALPTAAAAGRVAASAFTFPAKPSASSFSAASLPRAAAAAAAFPAIALAPAGGLQRRRRPTAAGAAPGSEQRETILLPGCDYNHWLIVMEFPKDPAPTREQMIDTYLNTLATVLGSMEEAKKNMYAFSTTTYTGFQCTVDEETSEKFKGLPGVLWVLPDSYIDVKNKDYGGDKYINGEIIPCTYPTYQPKERRTSKYESRRYERRRDGPPASRRPKQQAGQPESASS